The Streptomyces puniciscabiei genomic interval TGTGGAAGCCGAGCTGTTCGGCCCGCACCCAGGCCGAACGGCCGCCCTCGTTCCAGCGGCGGTACGGCAGGATCACGGTGCTCAGACGCAGACTCATGCGTCCGAGAGTAAGCGGCCCCACCGACAACCGGCCAAAACGTCACCGTACGCGGCCGCTCAGCCACGGACTGGGCAGGACCAGGTGGACCTGCTCCTTGTGCGTGCGCTGATCACGACGGGAGCGCGCGTTCAGTGCGGTCCCGGAAAGCGCAGGTAGCGCGGGGGTACGGCCCTCGTCAGCCAGACACCGTTGGCGCTGACGTGGAAGACGTGGCCGTCGCGGTGCATGGCTCCGGCGTCGACGGTGAGCACCACGGGGCGGCCGCGCCGGGCACCGACCCGGGTGGCGGTCTCGCGGTCGGCGGAGAGGTGGACGTCGTGCCGGCTCATGGGCCTGAGGCCGTCCGCCCGGATCGCGTCCAGACTGCGGGCGACGGTTCCGTGGTAGAGGTACGGCGGCGGGGTCGCCGGGGGCAGGCCGAGGTCGACCTCGATGCTGTGGCCCTGGCTGGCGCGGATTCGGCTGCCGTCGATCGCGAAGCGCTGTTTGTCGTTGGCCGCCACCACGTGGTCCAGTTCCTCGCGCGTGAACCGGAAGCCGTGGGCGGCGGCCGCGGCGATCAGCGTGTCGATCTCCACCCAGCCGCCCGGATCCGGGGTGAGCCCGATGCGCTCCGGTTGGTGGCGCAGGTGTTTCGAGAGGTACTTCGACACCTTCACGGTACGTCTTTCGTCCATGTCTCCAGCGTGCGGGAGCGACGCGGATCACGCAGGTTTTTTTGGCGCGTAGGTTTGATCCACAACCAACTCGGTTTATCCACAGGCAAATTGACTGACCTGTGGACAATCACCTTGTGGAGTACGGTGATTCGCGAAATCCCTTATGACATAGGCTGTGTGAGGCACGACGGCCCAAGGGGCGTGCAGCGGCCTCGCGTTCGGCGGAGGGAGCCCCGGCATCCAGCCGTCCGCGCAGACGCCGGGTCGGCAAGCTCCGTACATAACATGCGAGTTCGGCGGGCCCTCACAACTTCGGTTCCACACGCGCCAGTCGACGCAGCAATCCAGGCAACGCCCGTGACAGCACATGCGCGCCCCGTGCTTCCGGTGTCACCGGCACCACCGCCCTGTTGCGGGCCACGGCCTCCAGGATGGCCTCGGCGACCTTCTCCGGCGGGTAGTTGCGCAGGCCGTACAGGCGGGCCGAGTTCTTCTGGCGGCGGCGCTCCTCCGCCTCGTCCACACCGGCGAAGCGGGCCGTGGAGGTGATGTTCGTGTTGACGATGCCGGGGCAGATCGCGCTCACCCCGATGCCCTGCCCGGCGAGTTCGGCGCGCAGGCACTCCGAGAGCATCAGCACCGCGGCCTTGGAGGTGCTGTAGGCGGGCAGGGCCCGGGAGGGCTGAAAGGCGGCCGCGGAAGCGGTGTTGACGATGTGACCGCCCTGGCCGCGCTCGGCCATCCGCGCGCCGAAGAGCCGGCAACCGTGGATCACACCCCAGAGATTGACGTCCAGCACCTTGCGCCAGTCCTCGGTCGTGGTGGCGAAGAAGGAGCCCGACAGGCCGATGCCCGCGTTGTTGACCAGCACGTCCAGCACGCCGTACTCGCGGTGCACCTTCTCCGCGAGCTTCTCCATCGCCTGCTCGTCGGAGACGTCTGCCGTCTCCGCCCAGGCCTCGGACGCGCCGATCAGACGGGACAGTTCGGCGGTGCGGGCGGCGGCCTCGGCGTCCCGGTCGACGGCCACCACACGCGCGCCGGCCTCCGCGAACGCGAACGCCGTGGCCCGGCCGATACCGCTGCCCGCCCCGGTGATCAGGACCAACTGGCCGCCGAACCGGTCGGCATGGCGGCCGGTGGCCTTCGGCTCGGGTCGGCCGCCGTCCACGGACATGACGAAGTCCTCTATCCATGAAGCGAGTTGGTCGGGTCGGGTACGCGGGACCCAGTGTTTGGCGGGGAGTGTCCGGCGGGTCAGCTGGGGCACCCACCGCTCCAGGTCGTCGTACAGGCGCTCCGAGAGGAACGCGTCCGCCTGGGGCGTGATGAGCTGCACGGGCGCGTGCGCGTACGCGTCCGGGCGCGGCCTGAGCAGCCGGGCGCGGACGTTGTCCCGGTACAGCCAGGCGCCGTGCGCCGCGTCGGAGGGCAGCGAGGAGGTCGGATAGTCGCCGCCGGGGACCTTCTCCACCCGCTCGAGGATCTTCGGCCAGCGCTTGCCGAGCGGGCCGCGCCAGGCCAGCTCGGGCAGGGCCGGAGTGTGCAGCAGGTACACGTACCAGGACTTGGCGCCCTGGCCGAGGAGCTGGCCCACCCGGCGGGGCGTCGGACGCTGCACGCGCGCGTTGATCCAGTGCCCGAAGTGGTCGAGGGACGGACCGGAGATGGAGGTGAAGGAGGCGATGCGGCCCTCGGTGCGGCCGACCGTGACGAACTCCCAGGACTGCACCGAGCCCCAGTCGTGCCCGACCAGGTGGACCGGGCGGTCCGGGCTCACCGCGTCGATGACGGCCAGGAAGTCGTCGGTGAGCTTGGCGAGGGTGAAGCCGCCGCGCAGGGGCTTGGGCGCCGTCGAGCGGCCGTGGCCCCGGACGTCGTACAGGACCACGTGGAAGCGGTCGGCCAGGCGGACGGCGACCTGGGACCAGACCTCCTTGCTGTCCGGGTAGCCGTGCACCAGCACCACCGTGGGCCGCTGCGGATCGCCCAGCTCGGCCACGCACAGCTCGACCCCGCCGGTCGCCACCCGGCGCTCCCGCGCACCCTTCAGCGCCATGTCCGCCGTCACCTCTCCCGTGCCGTCCGCCGTCACTTCTCCTCCGCCCAGCGCCGCACGTGCGGCAGATCGTCGTCCAGCCAGAACGCGCTCTGCTCGGGGTCCTTCGAGTCGGTGACCACGAGGATCTCCTCGAACTT includes:
- a CDS encoding RNA 2'-phosphotransferase: MDERRTVKVSKYLSKHLRHQPERIGLTPDPGGWVEIDTLIAAAAAHGFRFTREELDHVVAANDKQRFAIDGSRIRASQGHSIEVDLGLPPATPPPYLYHGTVARSLDAIRADGLRPMSRHDVHLSADRETATRVGARRGRPVVLTVDAGAMHRDGHVFHVSANGVWLTRAVPPRYLRFPGPH
- a CDS encoding SDR family oxidoreductase; the protein is MALKGARERRVATGGVELCVAELGDPQRPTVVLVHGYPDSKEVWSQVAVRLADRFHVVLYDVRGHGRSTAPKPLRGGFTLAKLTDDFLAVIDAVSPDRPVHLVGHDWGSVQSWEFVTVGRTEGRIASFTSISGPSLDHFGHWINARVQRPTPRRVGQLLGQGAKSWYVYLLHTPALPELAWRGPLGKRWPKILERVEKVPGGDYPTSSLPSDAAHGAWLYRDNVRARLLRPRPDAYAHAPVQLITPQADAFLSERLYDDLERWVPQLTRRTLPAKHWVPRTRPDQLASWIEDFVMSVDGGRPEPKATGRHADRFGGQLVLITGAGSGIGRATAFAFAEAGARVVAVDRDAEAAARTAELSRLIGASEAWAETADVSDEQAMEKLAEKVHREYGVLDVLVNNAGIGLSGSFFATTTEDWRKVLDVNLWGVIHGCRLFGARMAERGQGGHIVNTASAAAFQPSRALPAYSTSKAAVLMLSECLRAELAGQGIGVSAICPGIVNTNITSTARFAGVDEAEERRRQKNSARLYGLRNYPPEKVAEAILEAVARNRAVVPVTPEARGAHVLSRALPGLLRRLARVEPKL